A portion of the Acetobacter ascendens genome contains these proteins:
- a CDS encoding helix-turn-helix domain-containing protein: MTTDDQVVLSAREKEALRLLLVGHDAKSIANTLGLSVHTINDRLRDARRKLGVSSSREAARRLAEMDGGTPNNVGPKEIGGAEATSSVDRAKEPAPPRSSGHRLAWLTGGMLIMSLIIAAAALLTISGQDDARVSAQNISTSIARPAETKASADARKWVELLDEGQWDASWQAAGTLFKAKITPAQWATTIQSVRQPLGRPSSRTFQSVMQTKTLPGAPAGDYQIIQFQTRFANKPNAVETVVLSREQAYWRVSGYFIR; encoded by the coding sequence ATGACAACAGACGATCAAGTGGTTCTCAGCGCGCGCGAGAAAGAAGCTCTACGTCTGCTTCTGGTCGGCCATGACGCGAAATCCATCGCCAATACGCTTGGTCTGTCGGTGCACACAATAAATGACCGCCTACGCGATGCGCGGCGCAAGCTGGGCGTTTCGAGCAGCCGTGAAGCTGCCCGACGTCTCGCCGAGATGGATGGGGGCACCCCCAATAATGTCGGCCCCAAAGAAATTGGGGGTGCCGAAGCAACTTCTTCGGTGGATAGAGCCAAAGAGCCAGCACCGCCGCGATCGTCGGGGCATCGCCTGGCGTGGCTTACCGGAGGAATGCTTATCATGTCTCTTATCATTGCGGCCGCAGCGCTTTTGACCATCAGCGGGCAGGACGACGCCCGGGTTTCCGCCCAGAATATTTCGACAAGCATTGCCCGTCCTGCCGAAACAAAGGCATCGGCCGATGCCCGCAAATGGGTCGAATTGCTTGATGAAGGGCAGTGGGATGCAAGCTGGCAAGCCGCAGGCACACTGTTCAAGGCAAAGATCACCCCGGCGCAGTGGGCCACTACGATCCAGTCTGTACGACAACCGTTGGGACGCCCGTCATCACGCACTTTCCAAAGCGTGATGCAGACAAAAACGCTGCCGGGCGCGCCAGCGGGTGACTATCAGATCATTCAGTTCCAGACGCGTTTCGCTAACAAACCCAACGCGGTTGAAACCGTCGTACTTTCGCGTGAACAGGCATATTGGCGCGTTAGCGGATATTTCATCCGCTAA
- a CDS encoding recombinase family protein codes for MGGILGYARVSTGDQDVAGQRMRLEEAGTIRVFTDVMSGKSMERPGLDELLEYARKGDTLAVVRLDRLGRSLGELLTTVTMLRSRGIALLSLEEKIDTSSAAGELIFHVFGAIAHFERRLISERTRDGIAAARAKGRLPGRQPLDNDKISAALKLIAASVSPTEAARQLGIGRSTVYREMKRLGVARPTPSAVS; via the coding sequence ATGGGCGGCATTCTGGGATACGCGCGTGTCAGTACCGGTGATCAGGATGTGGCCGGGCAGCGTATGCGATTGGAAGAAGCCGGTACGATCCGTGTGTTCACCGATGTGATGTCGGGCAAGAGCATGGAGCGACCAGGACTGGACGAGCTGCTGGAATACGCACGCAAGGGCGATACGCTTGCGGTTGTGCGGCTCGACCGCCTCGGTCGTTCACTGGGAGAGTTGCTGACAACGGTGACCATGCTCCGCTCACGCGGAATAGCGTTGCTCAGCCTGGAGGAGAAAATCGACACTTCCTCCGCAGCCGGAGAGCTGATCTTCCACGTCTTCGGCGCCATTGCGCATTTTGAGCGGCGACTGATCTCAGAACGTACACGCGACGGGATTGCAGCGGCGAGAGCAAAGGGCAGGCTGCCGGGGCGGCAGCCGCTCGACAACGACAAGATCAGCGCGGCGCTAAAACTTATCGCGGCGAGCGTGTCGCCGACTGAAGCGGCGCGTCAGCTCGGGATCGGGCGATCGACTGTCTATCGCGAGATGAAGCGTCTTGGCGTCGCGCGGCCGACACCATCGGCTGTATCATGA
- a CDS encoding Tn3 family transposase has translation MLAIPTDRDSLVRLYTFEPSDLDIIGSRRRRRTQMGVAVQLALLRHPGTTLAQFVQDVGSTPSALVAFVADQLELSGSDLADYAAREQTMTDHARDLMTILGLRAPQRVDIPFMIEAAANAAWATDSGIVIVRAVMDALRHAKIALPSISTIERASIAGRARARRKTAQALTQGLTGDQVTALDRLFATTPEGSISQLASLKTIPVAVKPDHIKRILELLRQVRQIGIDPVVAKRIHIDRFHQYVREGRISPASMIERYTPSRRYATLVAFLIDAEERLTDSALDMADKLVGSIFTRARNTKARSFSATSKNVARLMRLFQATIDALAEAASDGRDPMETLDATVGWATLLKARSEVGAIARTADLDPLTAAAERYITLRKFAPDLLETLEFQAGRGGAKTLAAITLLRNLNRAGKRDLPGDAPMPFRKEWQKIVIDQDDKPNRRLWEIATLAHLRNKLRSGDVWIERSANYRRFDSYMLSTEQAKPFIAELDLPLSADEWLDQRARELDKRLKKFAQSLKRDALQGVRFRDGHLQISPIRATTPPKAEDLAQQLNALMPPIRITELLHEVAQATGFLNAFTNLRTGEACPHENALLAAILADATNLGLSRMAAASHGVTRDQLFWTHDAYVRDENYRKALAILIDSHHRLPFSRIWGEGSSSSSDGQFFRGAKRGASGGDVNARYGVDHGFSFYTHVSDQRAPYHVKVISAATHEAPYVLDGLTNHGTGLKITEHYTDTGGATDHVFALCALLGFRFCPRLRDFPDRRLASIAPASSYPSISPLLGKTIRTDIIREQWEDVLRLVGSIKAGHVAPSRMLRKLAAYERQNRLDVALQEIGKIERTLFMLDWLETPDLRQRCQAGLNNSEQRHVLTQAIHTFRQGRIIDRSHEAQQYRASGLNLVIAAIVYWNTVYLQTAVTHLRSTSAVVPEDLLAHTSPVGWEHIAFSGDFLWDKAAASAGRKTLNLSKQARAA, from the coding sequence ATGCTCGCCATCCCGACAGACCGGGACAGTCTGGTCCGCCTTTACACTTTCGAGCCATCGGATCTGGATATCATCGGTTCCCGGCGCAGGCGACGCACCCAGATGGGCGTTGCCGTGCAACTGGCGTTACTCAGGCACCCGGGAACAACACTGGCTCAGTTTGTGCAGGACGTCGGATCGACGCCATCCGCGTTGGTCGCCTTCGTGGCAGACCAACTTGAGCTTTCCGGCAGCGACCTCGCCGATTACGCCGCGCGGGAGCAGACGATGACCGATCATGCCCGCGATCTGATGACGATCCTTGGCCTGCGCGCGCCCCAGAGAGTCGATATCCCGTTCATGATCGAGGCTGCGGCAAACGCAGCCTGGGCCACGGACAGCGGCATCGTAATCGTCCGGGCCGTGATGGACGCGCTACGCCATGCCAAAATCGCACTCCCTTCGATTTCAACCATCGAACGCGCCAGCATTGCGGGACGGGCGCGGGCCCGACGGAAGACCGCGCAGGCGTTAACGCAGGGCCTCACAGGCGATCAGGTCACGGCGCTGGATCGGCTTTTCGCCACAACGCCTGAAGGGAGCATCAGCCAACTTGCCTCGCTCAAGACCATACCGGTTGCCGTCAAGCCGGATCACATCAAGCGCATTCTGGAATTGTTGAGACAGGTTCGACAGATCGGGATTGATCCCGTCGTCGCCAAGCGCATTCACATCGACCGCTTTCACCAATACGTCCGGGAAGGCCGGATATCTCCGGCCTCGATGATCGAGCGCTACACGCCATCACGCCGTTACGCCACGCTCGTCGCTTTCCTGATCGATGCCGAGGAACGTCTGACGGACAGCGCCCTGGACATGGCTGACAAGCTGGTCGGCAGCATCTTTACCCGGGCACGGAACACAAAGGCCCGCAGCTTTTCGGCAACGTCGAAGAACGTCGCACGCCTGATGCGCCTGTTTCAGGCGACCATCGATGCCTTGGCCGAGGCGGCCAGCGACGGCAGAGATCCCATGGAAACTCTGGATGCCACGGTCGGATGGGCGACCCTGTTGAAAGCAAGGTCAGAGGTTGGGGCGATCGCCAGGACTGCCGACCTCGATCCTCTGACAGCCGCTGCGGAGCGTTATATTACCCTTCGAAAATTCGCGCCCGATCTGCTGGAAACGCTGGAATTCCAGGCAGGAAGAGGAGGCGCCAAGACCCTGGCTGCGATCACGTTGTTGCGGAACCTCAACAGAGCAGGCAAACGCGATTTACCTGGCGACGCACCGATGCCGTTTCGCAAGGAATGGCAGAAGATCGTTATCGATCAGGATGACAAGCCCAACCGGCGTCTGTGGGAAATCGCGACGCTCGCGCATTTGCGCAACAAGCTGCGTTCCGGTGATGTGTGGATCGAGCGGTCGGCCAATTATCGTCGCTTCGACAGCTACATGCTCAGTACGGAGCAGGCAAAACCGTTCATTGCCGAACTTGACCTTCCCCTGTCGGCGGATGAATGGCTGGATCAGCGCGCTCGCGAATTGGATAAACGCCTGAAGAAGTTTGCGCAAAGCCTGAAACGCGACGCTTTGCAAGGCGTACGATTCCGAGACGGGCACCTCCAGATATCGCCGATACGCGCAACAACGCCTCCCAAGGCGGAAGACCTGGCGCAACAGCTCAACGCCCTGATGCCGCCAATCCGCATCACGGAGCTGCTGCACGAGGTGGCGCAGGCCACCGGTTTTTTGAACGCCTTTACCAACCTGCGCACGGGCGAAGCCTGCCCCCACGAGAACGCGTTGCTTGCTGCCATTCTGGCGGACGCTACCAATCTGGGGCTGTCACGCATGGCTGCCGCGAGTCACGGCGTTACCCGTGATCAGCTCTTCTGGACCCACGACGCTTACGTCCGCGACGAAAATTACCGCAAGGCGCTGGCTATCCTCATCGACTCTCACCATCGTCTGCCATTTTCCCGCATCTGGGGTGAGGGTTCGAGTTCAAGCTCCGATGGACAGTTCTTTCGCGGGGCCAAGCGCGGTGCCTCAGGCGGAGACGTCAATGCCCGCTATGGCGTCGACCATGGGTTCAGCTTTTACACGCATGTGTCTGATCAGCGCGCCCCATACCATGTGAAGGTCATCTCGGCTGCGACACACGAAGCGCCATACGTGCTCGACGGCCTGACCAATCATGGAACGGGGCTTAAAATCACCGAGCATTATACCGACACGGGTGGTGCCACCGACCATGTCTTCGCGCTCTGCGCCCTGTTGGGTTTTCGCTTTTGCCCACGCCTGCGCGACTTTCCGGATAGACGCCTGGCGTCCATCGCACCGGCCAGTTCCTATCCCTCCATCAGCCCGCTGCTTGGCAAAACCATCCGCACCGACATCATTCGGGAACAATGGGAGGACGTGCTGCGGCTTGTCGGATCAATCAAGGCCGGGCATGTCGCGCCCTCCAGGATGTTGCGCAAGCTTGCTGCCTATGAGCGCCAGAATCGGCTCGACGTCGCACTCCAGGAAATCGGCAAGATCGAGCGCACTCTGTTCATGCTCGACTGGCTCGAAACCCCTGATCTGCGGCAGAGATGTCAGGCAGGGCTCAACAACAGCGAGCAGCGGCATGTGCTGACCCAGGCAATCCATACCTTCCGCCAGGGACGGATCATCGACCGCAGCCATGAAGCCCAGCAATACCGGGCGTCGGGCCTCAATCTCGTCATCGCGGCGATCGTCTACTGGAATACAGTCTATCTGCAAACCGCCGTCACACATCTGCGCTCAACATCGGCGGTCGTCCCGGAGGACCTGCTGGCGCATACTTCCCCGGTGGGATGGGAGCACATCGCCTTTTCCGGAGACTTCCTCTGGGACAAAGCCGCAGCTTCTGCGGGCCGCAAGACGCTCAATCTGTCGAAACAGGCTCGTGCCGCCTGA
- a CDS encoding ArsR/SmtB family transcription factor, whose amino-acid sequence MEKRNLSLSHEAMQRHASEAERFLKELANANRLMVLCHLVSGEKNVGDIAEAVGLSQSALSQHLARLKDAGLITSERRGLMIYYRLCSAEAQAVLAVLQLIFCREHP is encoded by the coding sequence GTGGAAAAACGAAACCTATCCCTCTCCCATGAAGCCATGCAGCGTCATGCCTCGGAAGCAGAGAGGTTTCTCAAGGAACTCGCCAATGCCAACCGACTGATGGTGCTGTGCCACCTTGTCTCCGGTGAAAAAAATGTCGGAGATATCGCTGAAGCCGTTGGATTATCGCAGTCGGCCCTGTCTCAACATCTGGCGCGACTTAAAGATGCTGGTCTGATTACTTCAGAACGACGCGGCCTGATGATCTATTATCGACTTTGCAGCGCTGAAGCACAGGCAGTACTTGCCGTGCTTCAGCTGATCTTCTGTCGCGAACACCCTTGA
- a CDS encoding rhodanese-like domain-containing protein, giving the protein MTMQSVDAKTLNDWLEQKKVALVDVREPSEFASESISGATLLPLGSIKKAILPPHADKNLVIYCRKGGRGASACKKLLAEDPSLTLYNLEGGIESWMKEGLPLQRSGRKVLPLDRQVQLIIGLLVLTGSLLGFFVSPWYFLLTGFFGAGLTVAGLTGFCGLARVVAHAPWNR; this is encoded by the coding sequence ATGACAATGCAGTCCGTGGATGCAAAAACCCTGAACGATTGGCTGGAGCAGAAGAAAGTCGCCCTGGTCGATGTGCGAGAGCCCTCGGAATTTGCATCCGAGTCCATTTCCGGCGCGACCCTTCTGCCACTGGGCTCAATCAAAAAGGCCATTCTGCCGCCTCATGCTGACAAAAATCTGGTCATTTATTGTCGCAAGGGTGGTCGTGGTGCTTCTGCCTGCAAGAAACTATTGGCCGAAGACCCCAGCCTCACTCTCTATAATCTTGAAGGAGGCATCGAGTCCTGGATGAAGGAAGGCCTGCCATTACAAAGAAGCGGCCGGAAAGTCCTGCCCCTCGACCGTCAGGTGCAACTCATCATCGGATTACTTGTTCTCACAGGCAGCCTTCTCGGCTTTTTTGTAAGCCCATGGTATTTCCTGCTGACCGGCTTTTTTGGCGCGGGCCTTACCGTTGCTGGACTGACAGGTTTTTGCGGCCTGGCACGGGTCGTAGCTCACGCTCCATGGAACCGCTAA